A region of Aquarana catesbeiana isolate 2022-GZ linkage group LG08, ASM4218655v1, whole genome shotgun sequence DNA encodes the following proteins:
- the LOC141104753 gene encoding oocyte zinc finger protein XlCOF7.1-like: protein MANLRKMDKNRSHMTERLINLTLEIIYLLTGERFPSMTSGDHVTITVPQPHSMTPGTFDKQKILEVIKKMMELLTGEVPIRCQDVTVYFSMEEWEYLEGHKDLYKDVMMDNQPSLTSPDGHTDVWNTLEESTHLTSSPDDNLINERIVQDSPKVKYTAHRISCLDRSEEPFDNLSENLHFATPNVYPIIDSLERSGGSDYCENSSKLHAISHNNSSRIHNAGMTPDGPIKNQKTDVGKETYTCGTKSEDGKSLKTKSNCQGDTVGKIFSSSESEKLNLIRHEVHPTKEPSEHEKCCPNSHVIVQMIKKPFSCSECGKRFSQRTHLLTHQRVHTGERPFICSECGKSFCEKRYLINHQGSHKGDRAFSCSECGKSFTWQESLMRHKKIHSGVRPHKCSECGKCFAEKTDLRRHQKSHTGERAFSCSDCGKGFTRKESLIRHMYFHSGVRLHCCSDCGKRFTQKEDLLEHKNTHKDNLFFSCSECGKSFRLQKYLVKHQKNHVGERVSCSVCGKDFARKDGLHRHMRTHSGDPS, encoded by the exons ATGGCCAACTTAAGAAAAATGGACAAAAacaggagtcacatgactgagaggctaattaacctcaccctggagatcatctacctgctgaccggagag AGGTTTCCTTCTATGACGTCTGGTGATCATGTCACCATCACAGTGCCTCAGCCTCACTCTATGACACCCGGGACATTTGAcaagcagaagattctagaagtcatcaagaagatgatggagctgctgacaggagag gttcctataaggtgtcaggatgtcactgtctatttctccatggaggagtgggagtatttagaaggacacaaggatctctacaaggacgtcatgatggacaatcagccatccctcacatcaccag ATGGACACACAGATGTCTGGAATACTTTGGAGGAATCAACTCATCTTACATCCTCTCCAGATGATAACCTAATAAATGAAAGGATAGTACAAGATTCTCCCAAAGTAAAGTACACAGCTCATAGAATTTCCTGCCTGGATAGGTCTGAGGAGCCTTTTGATAATCTTTCAGAGAATTTACATTTTGCTACCCCAAACGTATATCCAATAATTGACAGTTTGGAAAGATCAGGAGGTTCTGATTATTGTGAGAATTCTTCTAAGCTACATGCTATCAGCCATAATAACTCCTCAAGAATTCACAATGCAGGTATGACACCAGATGGGCCTATCAAAAACCAGAAAACTGACGTGGGTAAAGAGACATATACATGTGGGACAAAATCTGAAGATGGGAAATCGTTAAAAACAAAATCGAATTGTCAAGGTGACACAGTTGGGAAGATCTTTTCAAGCTCAGAGAGCGAGAAGTTGAACCTTATTAGACATGAAGTTCACCCAACTAAGGAGCCCTCAGAACACGAAAAATGTTGTCCCAATTCCCATGTCATTGTCCAAATGATAAAGAAACCGttctcttgttcagagtgcgggaaacgtttcagTCAGCGAACGCACCTTCTTAcccaccagagagttcacacgggcgagcgtcctttcATTTGCTCCGAGTGCGGGAAGAGTTTCTGCGAGAAACGCTACCTCATTAACCATCAGGGTAGCCACAAAGGTGACCGtgctttttcatgttcagagtgcgggaaaagtttcacgTGGCAAGAGAGTCTTATGAGGCACAAGAAAATTCACAGCGGAGTGCGGCCGCATaagtgttcagagtgcgggaaatgtttcgctgAGAAAACAGATCTCCGCAGACACCAGAAAAGTCACACGGGCGAGCGCGCTTTTTCCTGCTCAGACTGCGGGAAAGGTTTCACCAGGAAGGAGAGTCTTATAAGGCACATGTATTTTCACAGCGGGGTGCGTCTGCATTGCTGTTCAGACTGCGGGAAACGTTTCACGCAGAAAGAGGACCTCCTGGAACACAAGAACACACACAAGGACAACCTatttttttcatgttcagagtgcgggaaatcgttCCGTCTCCAAAAATATCTCGTTAAACATCAGAAAAACCACGTGGGTGAGCGGGTTTCCTGTTCAGTGTGTGGTAAAGATTTTGCACGCAAAGACGGGCTTCATAGGCATATGAGAACTCACTCCGGAGATCCTTCATAA